A portion of the Nitratidesulfovibrio termitidis HI1 genome contains these proteins:
- a CDS encoding STAS domain-containing protein, translated as MQRLLKQYRNDVGDVLAEADVHLLELEVAGERADPELLGRLSRLVHGLRGAAGLLGLDGAGRMARLLEAAFELARDGSLPLSAPAVSALEGCMRALAGLSGVVETDESAEGPAGDAPPEGAGQYPAVCVTGDPNALDRDDSPAGRALLRLVALLDDALPEPLQGTAREHLSICDPDGHCLFDLHGIDVLRARRDGLYVYVVEFGGSDDLLRKDLSPLGLLAFLRKSGLVLDARFVPGPGCAGPGTPGCGLHVLYASILEPDLVNTVFQVESARVHPIDVERVRRGEPGWQRAPARSATMAVMAAHKAPDADSIDDLMRQYDTAMRKLREDTMSNGTDDESKFSGTVVDPDAEERRLAELEAELAAGMDALALDDDGDGAGGDDASRRALASLIGGMVGDDAVPGGSGDVATASSGDVAPGGSADVAPDDDDADLFADADAETEQGDSSDQIEPEGAAPTGFEAEHPDMRAGMVDDTASAGSLAPNASDDPDVDPDADLFADSGEAPDLSYLDAALADRPVDGVALDLSAGVASRTVAGFTVRAADGDASFQGGAKGVLVLSGEVTIERGADLREALLDVLGSFAAVRIDMSGVTAADLTLVQLLQSAAVTARSRGVDLATTGPVSEAVAEAARRTGLDAPGIRRVGLEKLLPIECT; from the coding sequence ATGCAACGACTTCTCAAGCAATACCGCAACGACGTGGGTGATGTGCTGGCCGAGGCCGACGTGCATCTGCTGGAACTGGAAGTGGCGGGTGAACGCGCCGATCCGGAACTGCTGGGCCGTCTGTCCCGCCTGGTGCACGGGCTGCGCGGCGCCGCGGGCCTGTTGGGGCTGGATGGCGCCGGTCGCATGGCCCGCCTGCTGGAGGCGGCCTTTGAACTGGCCCGTGACGGCTCGCTGCCGCTTTCGGCGCCTGCCGTATCCGCGCTGGAAGGGTGCATGCGGGCGCTGGCCGGGCTTTCCGGCGTGGTGGAGACGGATGAGAGCGCCGAAGGCCCTGCCGGGGACGCGCCACCCGAGGGTGCCGGGCAGTATCCGGCGGTGTGCGTTACCGGCGATCCCAATGCGCTGGACCGGGATGATTCGCCCGCCGGGCGGGCCCTGCTGCGGCTGGTGGCCCTGTTGGACGACGCGCTGCCTGAACCGTTGCAGGGCACCGCACGCGAGCATTTGTCGATTTGCGACCCCGATGGGCATTGTCTGTTCGATCTGCACGGCATCGATGTGCTGCGCGCCCGGCGTGACGGGCTGTACGTGTACGTGGTGGAGTTTGGCGGCTCCGACGACCTGCTGCGCAAGGACCTGAGCCCGCTGGGGCTGCTGGCCTTCCTGCGCAAGAGCGGTCTGGTGCTGGATGCGCGCTTTGTGCCCGGTCCGGGCTGCGCTGGGCCGGGAACGCCCGGTTGCGGATTGCACGTGCTGTACGCGTCGATCCTGGAGCCGGACCTTGTGAACACGGTGTTCCAGGTGGAATCGGCCAGGGTGCACCCCATCGACGTGGAAAGGGTGCGGCGCGGCGAACCGGGCTGGCAGCGCGCACCGGCGCGCAGCGCCACCATGGCGGTGATGGCGGCGCACAAGGCGCCCGACGCCGACAGCATCGACGACCTGATGCGCCAGTACGACACGGCCATGCGGAAACTGCGGGAGGATACCATGAGCAACGGCACCGACGACGAAAGCAAGTTTTCCGGCACGGTGGTGGACCCCGATGCCGAGGAGCGCAGGCTGGCGGAACTGGAGGCGGAGCTTGCCGCGGGCATGGACGCCCTGGCCCTTGACGATGACGGAGACGGAGCAGGGGGCGATGACGCCTCGCGGCGTGCCCTGGCCTCGCTGATCGGCGGCATGGTGGGTGACGATGCGGTGCCGGGCGGTTCCGGGGACGTTGCGACTGCCAGTTCAGGCGACGTTGCGCCGGGCGGTTCCGCTGACGTTGCGCCGGATGACGACGACGCCGATCTGTTCGCCGATGCCGATGCCGAGACAGAACAGGGTGATTCCTCCGATCAGATCGAGCCCGAGGGAGCAGCGCCGACCGGGTTTGAGGCCGAGCATCCCGACATGCGTGCGGGGATGGTGGACGACACGGCTTCCGCGGGCTCCCTTGCACCAAACGCTTCCGACGATCCTGACGTGGACCCCGACGCCGACCTGTTCGCCGACAGCGGCGAAGCTCCCGATCTTTCGTACCTCGACGCCGCATTGGCCGACAGGCCCGTTGACGGCGTGGCCCTGGATCTCTCCGCCGGGGTTGCCAGCCGCACCGTGGCCGGGTTCACCGTGCGCGCCGCCGATGGCGATGCTTCATTTCAGGGAGGCGCAAAGGGCGTGCTGGTGCTGTCCGGCGAGGTGACCATCGAACGCGGGGCCGACCTGCGCGAGGCGCTGCTGGACGTGCTGGGGAGTTTTGCGGCGGTGCGCATCGACATGTCCGGCGTCACGGCGGCGGACCTGACCCTGGTGCAACTGCTGCAGTCGGCAGCCGTCACCGCGCGTTCGCGCGGGGTGGACCTGGCGACCACCGGCCCGGTATCCGAAGCCGTGGCCGAGGCGGCGCGCCGCACCGGGCTGGATGCTCCGGGCATCCGCCGCGTGGGACTGGAAAAGTTGTTGCCGATCGAGTGCACGTAG
- a CDS encoding TIGR03960 family B12-binding radical SAM protein, whose protein sequence is MRELLPLLPKPSRYIGIEEGTVHKTPDATTLRVALAFPDMYEVGMSYLGQKILYAILNERADVWAERVFTPCRDAGAVLRERGVPLATLESDTPLAATHLVGFSITHELCYSNVLYMLDLASIPLRAAERAKADSLTAWPVVMAGGGCALAAEPLAPFMDLMVLGEGEEVMAELVDLLTAARAAGHSRSRFLDDARRIPGVYVPEFFEGSVPPDTARNVPGTPPRPLLPPPPSPLQSGDTGYTRVARRVVADMDTARYPASQTVPFGAVHNRLALEIGRGCTRGCRFCQAGIIYRPARERSTENLHALLEECLNETGYDDVSFLSLSTGDFSALKQLFLSTVDRCAQEQVAVSLPSLRVGSIDDEIMRRMAGIRRTGATLAPEAGSQRLRDVINKGVTEEGLLLHVQKLFEHGWQQVKLYFMIGLPTETREDLDAIVDLCRKVRDAAGPGIRRLQVTAAISPFVPKPHTPFQWERQLSLEEIRERIGYLLSRFKGEKCLKMRWHEASMSALEGIFSRGDRRLADVVESAYRKGAIFSSWIEGFDLAPWLDAMAEHGLAASDYTRERGEDEPLPWDHLDAGASREFLLRERHRALDMKLTGDCRYGACHLCGVCDTKSSPSRLDKLPGVTAYANRTNLPQRDQQAHQPTLDEQGRIRMPEKADKPPQISDELALKAGHYRIWYTKEDMAVFLSQLELQSLFERALRRAGLPPAFSRGFHPLPLLSFGRALPVGVASRAEWLAVYLREYRTADEVRRALDGRLPRGMRVTFVEELPVGRNTAPQPAGENFELRYGVDDARRDAFMQAWRDFAAAPALEWTRETKKGPRTTDIRPLFRSIEVRDDGSVLLDMDWTELYVSPLSLARAVTPQAEIHEVHLLKVSQRFDGVARA, encoded by the coding sequence ATGCGCGAACTTCTGCCCCTGCTGCCCAAGCCCAGCCGCTACATCGGCATCGAGGAAGGTACCGTCCACAAGACGCCCGACGCCACCACCCTGCGCGTGGCGCTGGCCTTTCCCGACATGTACGAGGTGGGCATGTCCTACCTGGGGCAGAAAATCCTGTACGCCATCCTGAACGAACGGGCCGACGTGTGGGCCGAGCGGGTGTTCACCCCCTGCCGCGACGCGGGCGCGGTGCTGCGCGAGCGCGGCGTGCCGCTGGCCACCCTGGAATCGGACACCCCGCTGGCGGCCACCCACCTTGTGGGGTTCAGCATCACGCATGAGCTGTGCTATTCCAACGTGCTGTACATGCTGGACCTTGCGTCCATCCCCCTGCGCGCGGCGGAACGGGCCAAGGCCGATTCGCTCACCGCGTGGCCGGTGGTCATGGCGGGCGGCGGCTGTGCGCTGGCGGCGGAACCGCTGGCCCCGTTCATGGACCTGATGGTGCTGGGCGAAGGCGAAGAGGTGATGGCCGAACTGGTGGACCTGCTGACGGCAGCCCGCGCCGCCGGGCACTCCCGGTCCCGCTTTCTGGACGACGCCCGGCGCATTCCCGGCGTGTACGTGCCGGAGTTTTTCGAAGGCTCCGTGCCGCCTGATACGGCCCGCAACGTGCCGGGCACGCCGCCCCGCCCCCTGCTCCCGCCTCCGCCGTCCCCCTTGCAGTCTGGTGACACGGGCTACACCCGCGTGGCCCGGCGCGTGGTGGCCGACATGGACACCGCCCGCTACCCGGCCAGCCAGACCGTGCCCTTCGGCGCGGTGCACAACCGGCTGGCGCTGGAGATTGGCCGGGGCTGCACGCGCGGCTGCCGGTTCTGTCAGGCGGGCATCATCTATCGCCCGGCGCGCGAACGCTCCACCGAAAACCTTCATGCGCTGCTTGAAGAATGCCTGAACGAAACCGGCTACGACGACGTGTCCTTCCTGTCCCTGAGCACGGGCGACTTCTCCGCGCTCAAGCAGTTGTTCCTGTCCACCGTGGACCGCTGCGCGCAGGAGCAGGTGGCGGTCTCGCTGCCGTCCCTGCGGGTGGGGTCCATCGACGACGAGATCATGCGCCGCATGGCGGGCATCCGCCGCACCGGGGCCACCCTTGCGCCGGAAGCGGGCAGCCAGCGCCTGCGCGACGTGATCAACAAGGGCGTCACCGAGGAAGGGCTGCTGCTGCACGTGCAGAAGCTGTTCGAGCATGGCTGGCAGCAGGTGAAGCTGTATTTCATGATCGGCCTGCCCACCGAAACGCGCGAAGACCTCGACGCCATCGTGGACCTGTGCCGCAAGGTGCGCGATGCCGCCGGGCCGGGCATCCGCCGCTTGCAGGTCACGGCGGCCATCTCGCCCTTCGTGCCCAAGCCGCACACCCCCTTCCAGTGGGAACGTCAACTATCGCTTGAAGAAATCCGCGAGCGCATCGGCTACCTGCTTTCGCGCTTCAAGGGCGAAAAATGCCTGAAGATGCGCTGGCACGAGGCATCAATGAGCGCGCTGGAAGGCATCTTCTCGCGCGGGGACCGGCGGCTGGCCGACGTGGTGGAAAGCGCCTACCGCAAGGGCGCCATCTTCAGCAGTTGGATCGAAGGGTTCGATCTTGCCCCGTGGCTGGACGCCATGGCCGAACACGGCCTGGCCGCCTCGGACTACACCCGCGAGCGCGGCGAGGACGAGCCGCTGCCCTGGGACCATCTGGATGCCGGGGCCAGCCGCGAATTCCTGCTGCGTGAACGCCACCGCGCGCTGGACATGAAGCTGACGGGCGACTGCCGCTACGGCGCCTGCCACCTGTGCGGGGTGTGCGACACCAAGTCCTCCCCGTCCCGCCTGGACAAGCTGCCGGGCGTTACCGCCTATGCCAACCGCACCAACCTGCCCCAGCGCGACCAGCAGGCCCACCAGCCCACACTGGATGAACAGGGCCGGATACGCATGCCGGAAAAGGCGGACAAGCCGCCGCAGATTTCCGACGAACTGGCCCTGAAGGCGGGCCACTACCGCATCTGGTACACCAAGGAAGACATGGCGGTGTTCCTCAGCCAGCTTGAACTGCAATCGCTGTTCGAGCGCGCCCTGCGCCGGGCCGGTCTGCCGCCCGCGTTCTCGCGCGGGTTCCATCCCCTGCCGCTGTTGTCATTCGGGCGGGCCCTGCCCGTGGGCGTGGCCAGCCGGGCGGAATGGCTGGCCGTGTACCTGCGCGAATACCGCACCGCCGACGAGGTGCGCCGCGCCCTTGATGGCCGCCTGCCGCGCGGCATGCGGGTAACCTTTGTGGAGGAACTGCCCGTGGGCCGCAACACCGCGCCGCAACCCGCCGGAGAAAACTTCGAGTTGCGCTACGGCGTGGATGATGCTCGTCGCGACGCCTTCATGCAGGCCTGGCGCGACTTTGCCGCCGCCCCCGCGCTGGAATGGACGCGCGAAACCAAGAAGGGACCGCGCACCACCGACATCCGCCCCCTGTTCCGGTCCATAGAGGTGCGCGACGACGGCAGCGTGCTGCTGGACATGGACTGGACCGAGCTGTACGTGTCGCCTCTTTCGCTGGCCCGCGCCGTGACCCCGCAGGCCGAAATCCACGAGGTGCATCTGCTCAAGGTGTCCCAGCGCTTTGACGGGGTGGCGCGGGCATAA